In Agromyces archimandritae, one genomic interval encodes:
- a CDS encoding PLDc N-terminal domain-containing protein has product MPIVLGLLPLVLMLAALIDLIMRGDEQVRHMPKFVWILLVVLLPLIGSILWFAIGREYGGSDGGARMPWGRDRASAPAPMRAPAPARTTEEQLADLDREIEEERLRRAIAERRRELEGQPGDG; this is encoded by the coding sequence ATGCCGATCGTGCTGGGGCTTCTGCCGCTCGTCCTCATGCTCGCCGCGCTCATCGACCTCATCATGCGGGGCGATGAGCAGGTGCGGCACATGCCGAAGTTCGTGTGGATCCTGCTCGTCGTGCTGCTGCCGCTGATCGGTTCGATCCTGTGGTTCGCGATCGGCCGTGAATACGGCGGCTCCGACGGCGGTGCGCGGATGCCGTGGGGCCGCGACCGGGCATCCGCACCCGCGCCCATGCGCGCCCCGGCGCCCGCCCGCACCACCGAGGAGCAGCTCGCCGACCTCGACCGCGAGATCGAGGAGGAGCGGTTGCGTCGCGCGATCGCCGAACGCCGCCGGGAGCTCGAAGGCCAGCCCGGCGACGGCTGA
- a CDS encoding Lrp/AsnC family transcriptional regulator, whose translation MADILDFELMNALQLAPRIPWAQLAPILNSDPSTLSRRWHRLVDDHVVWTTCVYAAVPAHGSQVPLEMRVRGAIVEIVCAPGRREAVIRAMSELSHISSVHCTSGARDLYLTIFAPGLLAIDRYVDGLGDVIDGILATRTHYIRTTFQDGASWRLNALAPRQRRALEASLPDPIARAVPTRAHLELIEALSRDVRRPVSAVSAEFGKSLAAVSRGIDTLLGAPWVRWRVDFAHNLVGWDASATIWLAVPQAELEKVAASLCLLPQVRWCASVAGPANLMASLWLRDLDELDDIEGKLTKVFPRLTITDRWLTPRIAKRLGNVLDDSGRWERFVPTNVGDYAVG comes from the coding sequence GTGGCGGACATCCTGGATTTCGAACTCATGAACGCGCTTCAGCTGGCCCCGCGCATCCCGTGGGCGCAGCTGGCGCCCATCCTGAACTCTGATCCGTCGACGCTCTCGCGCCGCTGGCACCGCCTCGTCGACGACCATGTGGTGTGGACGACCTGCGTGTACGCGGCCGTGCCGGCGCACGGCTCGCAGGTGCCCCTCGAGATGCGGGTGCGCGGTGCGATCGTCGAGATCGTCTGCGCCCCCGGGCGCCGGGAAGCCGTCATCCGGGCGATGAGCGAGCTTTCGCACATCTCGAGCGTGCACTGCACCTCGGGCGCCCGCGACCTCTACCTCACGATCTTCGCGCCCGGTCTGCTCGCGATCGACCGATACGTCGACGGGCTCGGCGACGTCATCGACGGCATCCTCGCAACGCGCACGCACTACATCCGCACGACCTTCCAGGACGGCGCGAGCTGGCGTCTGAACGCCCTCGCGCCCAGGCAGCGCCGTGCTCTCGAGGCGTCCCTGCCCGATCCGATCGCCCGGGCGGTGCCGACCCGCGCGCACCTCGAACTCATCGAGGCGCTCAGCCGCGACGTCCGCCGGCCGGTATCGGCGGTCAGCGCCGAATTCGGCAAGTCGCTCGCCGCCGTCTCACGCGGCATCGACACCCTGCTCGGCGCGCCGTGGGTGCGGTGGCGCGTCGATTTCGCGCACAATCTCGTCGGCTGGGACGCCTCGGCGACGATCTGGCTCGCCGTCCCCCAGGCCGAACTCGAGAAGGTCGCCGCCTCGCTCTGCCTGCTGCCTCAGGTGCGCTGGTGCGCCTCCGTCGCCGGCCCGGCGAACCTCATGGCGAGTCTGTGGCTGCGCGATCTCGACGAACTCGACGACATCGAGGGCAAGCTCACCAAGGTCTTCCCGCGGCTGACGATCACCGACCGCTGGCTGACGCCCCGGATCGCCAAGCGGCTCGGCAACGTCCTCGACGACAGCGGCCGCTGGGAACGCTTCGTGCCGACGAACGTCGGCGACTACGCGGTGGGCTGA
- a CDS encoding SDR family NAD(P)-dependent oxidoreductase, translating to MAEHKALTANSTIGEWLDHPDGGPLVRGLLAQSGASEETLEPIKGLPLQQLVALSQGQMPQSVVDDLVLKVNGGVMPEETESGAWTEQVTAGRFSGRTIIVTGAASGIGRATASRIAREGGTVVAVDISADKLQEFAGTFPEGQVVPVAADVTKQDDLDRVIAAAGDRIDGLANVAGVNDDFSPLHETSDQIWDRVIGINLTGVFKLTRAVLPKMLEAGRGSVVNVASEAGIRGNASGNAYTVSKHGVVGLTRSAAFMYGPKGIRVNAVAPGGVATGIPFPPNVSEAGSARLAPFQQMIPGLATAEQLAASITFLLSEDGTNINGVVLPSDGGWSVQ from the coding sequence ATGGCCGAGCACAAGGCGCTCACCGCGAACAGCACGATCGGGGAATGGCTCGATCACCCGGACGGCGGCCCGCTCGTGCGCGGCCTCCTCGCCCAGAGCGGCGCCTCGGAAGAGACGCTCGAGCCGATCAAGGGGCTGCCGCTGCAGCAGCTCGTCGCCCTCAGCCAGGGGCAGATGCCGCAGTCGGTCGTCGACGATCTGGTGCTGAAGGTCAACGGCGGCGTCATGCCCGAGGAGACCGAGTCGGGCGCTTGGACCGAACAGGTCACCGCGGGCCGCTTCTCGGGCCGCACGATCATCGTCACGGGCGCCGCCTCCGGCATCGGCCGCGCCACGGCATCCCGGATCGCCCGGGAAGGCGGCACGGTCGTCGCCGTCGACATCTCGGCCGACAAGCTGCAGGAGTTCGCCGGCACCTTCCCCGAGGGGCAGGTCGTGCCCGTCGCCGCCGACGTCACGAAGCAGGACGACCTCGACCGCGTCATCGCCGCGGCCGGCGACCGCATCGACGGCCTCGCGAACGTCGCCGGCGTCAACGACGACTTCTCTCCGCTGCACGAGACGAGCGACCAGATCTGGGACCGCGTCATCGGCATCAACCTCACCGGCGTCTTCAAGCTCACCCGCGCGGTGCTGCCGAAGATGCTCGAAGCCGGCCGCGGCTCGGTCGTGAACGTCGCCTCCGAAGCCGGCATCCGCGGCAACGCCTCCGGCAACGCCTACACGGTCTCCAAGCACGGCGTCGTCGGCCTGACCCGCAGCGCCGCCTTCATGTACGGCCCCAAGGGCATCCGCGTGAACGCCGTCGCCCCCGGCGGCGTCGCCACCGGCATCCCGTTCCCGCCGAACGTCTCCGAGGCCGGCAGTGCCCGCCTGGCACCGTTCCAGCAGATGATCCCGGGCCTGGCGACCGCCGAGCAGCTGGCCGCCTCGATCACCTTCCTGCTGAGCGAGGACGGCACGAACATCAACGGCGTCGTGCTGCCCTCCGACGGCGGCTGGTCGGTGCAGTAA
- a CDS encoding SDR family oxidoreductase, translated as MRIAVAGGTGTIGAHAVDAARAAGHDTVVLARSAGVDLMSGAGLDEALEGVYAVIDTSNLKTLSERAASEFFTTASCRLLAAEGRHGVGHHVALSIVGIDRAPYGYYEAKLAQEHVIEAGDRPWTILRATQFHEFAEQMLAGYGFAGIHFAPKARSQPVAAREVGERLVALAAADAVGHARDLAGPREEQIDDMVRRLAKAKGLRGPVVGVSLPGKQYRAMREGAVLPGPDADLGTQTFEEWLGEAVPAR; from the coding sequence GTGAGGATCGCGGTCGCCGGGGGAACCGGCACCATCGGAGCCCACGCGGTGGATGCGGCACGCGCCGCAGGGCATGACACGGTCGTCCTGGCCCGTTCGGCGGGCGTCGATCTCATGTCGGGCGCCGGCCTCGACGAGGCCCTCGAGGGCGTCTACGCCGTCATCGACACGAGCAATCTGAAGACGCTGTCGGAGCGCGCCGCGAGCGAGTTCTTCACGACGGCGAGCTGCCGTCTGCTCGCCGCGGAGGGCCGGCACGGCGTCGGCCATCATGTGGCGCTGTCGATCGTCGGCATCGACCGGGCCCCGTACGGATACTACGAGGCGAAGCTCGCGCAGGAGCACGTCATCGAGGCCGGCGACCGGCCGTGGACGATCCTCCGGGCCACGCAGTTCCACGAGTTCGCCGAGCAGATGCTCGCCGGGTACGGGTTCGCCGGCATCCACTTCGCCCCGAAGGCGCGCTCGCAGCCCGTCGCCGCACGCGAGGTCGGCGAGCGGCTCGTCGCCCTGGCCGCGGCGGATGCCGTGGGGCATGCCCGCGACCTCGCCGGGCCGCGCGAGGAGCAGATCGACGACATGGTGCGGCGGCTGGCGAAGGCGAAGGGGCTGCGCGGGCCCGTGGTCGGCGTGTCGCTGCCGGGCAAGCAGTACCGGGCGATGCGCGAGGGCGCGGTGCTGCCGGGGCCGGATGCGGATCTCGGCACGCAGACCTTCGAGGAGTGGCTCGGCGAGGCCGTGCCGGCCCGATGA
- a CDS encoding DUF4287 domain-containing protein, with protein sequence MSFQAYLDNAEAQTGLTPRQFIALAREQGFAEGAKAGPVIAWLKEAHGLGHGHAAALAHVITKGPKIGAKHVGKAGPHGDASDTLWLDGAASNPAAAG encoded by the coding sequence ATGTCGTTCCAGGCGTATCTCGACAATGCCGAGGCCCAGACCGGTCTCACCCCCCGGCAGTTCATCGCGCTCGCCCGCGAACAGGGATTCGCGGAGGGCGCGAAGGCCGGCCCCGTCATCGCCTGGCTGAAGGAGGCTCACGGGCTCGGCCACGGCCACGCCGCCGCCCTCGCGCACGTCATCACGAAGGGCCCGAAGATCGGCGCGAAGCACGTCGGCAAGGCCGGGCCGCACGGCGACGCCTCCGACACGCTCTGGCTCGACGGCGCGGCGAGCAATCCGGCGGCCGCCGGATAG
- a CDS encoding 4-oxalomesaconate tautomerase, protein MTAGIPCMLMRGGTSKGAYFLADELPADPAERDGLLLRIMGSPDAREIDGLGGGHPLTSKVAVVSPSADPDADVDYLFLQVVPDRPIVSDAQTCGNLLAGVGAFAIERGLVAAGPETTTVRIRRVNPSPALVVATVQTPGGRVDYDGAEEMSGVPFPAAPVRLEFPGDGTPLFPTGRLVDRFDGLEVSCVDAGMPVVLIRAADLGLAGDEAPAVLEGDAALRSRLETVRLAAGTEMGLGDVTRQTVPKLSICSPARHGGLVATRTFIPHRVHEAIGVLGAVSVVAGVRTPGTVVFDPAAAGRPALVEHPTGAFAAEVTLAGSGPETSLAASTVVRTARKIMDGRVFPRPPEPEEAQAAPSTP, encoded by the coding sequence GTGACCGCCGGCATCCCGTGCATGCTCATGCGCGGCGGCACCTCGAAAGGGGCCTACTTCCTCGCCGACGAACTGCCGGCCGACCCCGCCGAACGCGACGGGCTGCTGCTCCGCATCATGGGCTCGCCCGACGCGCGCGAGATCGACGGGCTCGGCGGCGGGCATCCGCTCACCAGCAAGGTCGCCGTCGTCTCGCCCTCGGCAGACCCGGACGCCGACGTCGACTACCTCTTCCTGCAGGTCGTGCCCGACCGCCCGATCGTCTCCGACGCGCAGACCTGCGGCAACCTGCTCGCCGGCGTCGGCGCCTTCGCGATCGAACGCGGCCTCGTCGCCGCCGGCCCCGAGACGACGACCGTGCGCATCCGCCGCGTGAACCCCTCGCCGGCGCTCGTCGTCGCGACCGTGCAGACCCCCGGCGGCCGGGTCGACTACGACGGTGCCGAGGAGATGAGCGGCGTCCCGTTCCCCGCCGCGCCGGTGCGGCTCGAGTTCCCCGGCGACGGCACGCCGTTGTTCCCGACGGGGCGGCTCGTCGACCGTTTCGACGGCCTCGAGGTGTCGTGCGTGGATGCCGGGATGCCGGTCGTCCTCATCCGCGCCGCCGACCTCGGGCTCGCCGGCGACGAGGCGCCCGCCGTGCTCGAGGGCGACGCGGCCCTGCGCAGCCGCCTCGAAACCGTGCGCCTGGCCGCAGGAACGGAGATGGGCCTCGGCGACGTGACCCGGCAGACCGTCCCCAAGCTCTCCATCTGCTCGCCCGCCCGCCACGGCGGCCTCGTCGCCACCCGCACCTTCATCCCGCACCGCGTGCACGAAGCCATCGGGGTGCTCGGCGCCGTCTCGGTCGTCGCCGGCGTCCGCACCCCCGGCACCGTCGTGTTCGACCCGGCCGCAGCAGGCCGCCCCGCGCTCGTCGAGCACCCCACCGGAGCCTTCGCCGCCGAGGTGACGCTCGCCGGGAGCGGGCCGGAGACCTCGCTCGCGGCATCCACCGTCGTCAGAACCGCCCGCAAGATCATGGACGGGCGCGTCTTCCCGCGCCCGCCGGAACCCGAGGAGGCGCAGGCGGCGCCATCCACTCCCTGA
- a CDS encoding DUF5937 family protein produces the protein MDRNVVEFRLAPDDVSAIRFGLSPGHELAHAVRVLQRPAEHPMQWGWLRAVRGRVPQGAFDTLAVLIGPSGYFPDFLTAEPEWDLDAAGELERLRAASIDGMRVDLGKMLVRTTGARHDAVRGMLADPVVWRARIADAWEAVWAALLTPVWTQLERILRADVAVRSRRIALGGIAAMAAELHPRVSWSADAVRVELAAHREIVDCRGSGLRLVPSVFSGGCSVLTEAPVQPTLFYPAEGVTESWARRTASAAAALAALLGPARAGILLASGEPRTTSRVAADAGLAASTASHHLSVLRDAGLIASRRDGPRVLHLRTPLGEAVIGARL, from the coding sequence GTGGATCGAAACGTGGTGGAGTTCCGGCTCGCGCCGGACGATGTGTCGGCGATCCGGTTCGGGCTCTCGCCCGGGCACGAGCTCGCCCATGCGGTGCGGGTGCTGCAGCGCCCCGCCGAGCATCCGATGCAGTGGGGGTGGCTGCGCGCCGTGCGCGGCCGGGTGCCGCAAGGCGCGTTCGACACCCTCGCGGTGCTGATCGGCCCGAGCGGGTACTTCCCCGACTTCCTCACCGCCGAACCGGAGTGGGATCTGGATGCCGCTGGCGAACTGGAGCGCTTGCGTGCGGCATCCATCGACGGGATGCGGGTCGACCTCGGCAAGATGCTCGTGCGCACGACCGGCGCCCGGCACGATGCGGTGCGGGGGATGCTCGCCGACCCGGTCGTCTGGCGGGCGCGCATCGCCGACGCGTGGGAGGCGGTCTGGGCGGCGCTGCTCACCCCCGTCTGGACGCAGCTCGAACGCATCCTCCGCGCCGACGTCGCCGTGCGTTCGCGGCGCATCGCCCTCGGCGGCATCGCCGCGATGGCCGCCGAACTGCACCCGCGGGTGTCGTGGTCGGCCGACGCCGTCCGCGTCGAACTCGCCGCCCACCGGGAGATCGTCGACTGCCGCGGCAGCGGGCTGCGGCTCGTGCCGTCGGTGTTCTCCGGCGGATGCTCGGTGCTCACCGAAGCGCCCGTGCAGCCGACCCTGTTCTACCCGGCCGAGGGGGTGACCGAGTCGTGGGCGCGCCGGACGGCATCCGCCGCCGCCGCGCTCGCCGCCCTGCTCGGCCCGGCTCGCGCCGGCATCCTGCTGGCCTCGGGGGAGCCGCGGACGACGAGCCGGGTCGCAGCGGATGCCGGCCTCGCGGCCTCGACCGCCTCGCACCACCTGAGCGTGCTCCGCGACGCCGGCCTCATCGCGAGCCGCCGCGACGGCCCGCGCGTGCTGCACCTGCGCACACCCCTCGGCGAGGCCGTCATCGGCGCGCGGCTGTGA
- a CDS encoding cupin domain-containing protein has product MDYTTQILIEPSFETPPPEVIPAEALAVGDRGTRRFVGRDHGAGASYFFVDYEEIGFGPTLHWHPYAETWVVLGGTPRITIGEHELTAAVGDTVTAPAGIWHRFVNAGPGRLRMLCIHASPVIIQTFADAQE; this is encoded by the coding sequence ATGGACTACACGACGCAGATCCTCATCGAACCGAGCTTCGAGACGCCACCGCCCGAGGTCATCCCGGCCGAGGCGCTCGCCGTCGGCGACCGCGGCACCCGCCGCTTCGTCGGCCGCGACCACGGCGCCGGGGCCTCGTACTTCTTCGTCGACTACGAGGAGATCGGTTTCGGCCCGACGCTGCACTGGCACCCGTACGCCGAAACGTGGGTGGTGCTCGGCGGCACCCCGCGCATCACGATCGGCGAGCACGAGCTCACCGCCGCCGTCGGCGACACCGTCACGGCTCCGGCCGGCATCTGGCACCGCTTCGTGAACGCGGGCCCCGGCCGGCTGCGGATGCTCTGCATCCACGCCTCCCCCGTCATCATCCAGACCTTCGCAGACGCACAGGAGTAG
- a CDS encoding VOC family protein: MNVEAALTHDPERRRDLAHVGPVELYTPVLEASRDFFVNQMALTEVGRDERSVYLHAWDDYQSWTLRLIEREQAGVGTTFLRAASAGAYERMRAAIEASGQRVDLDDGVRGLGEVTRFADPDGHPMAVYWDVDWYEAGDGDRPSLKNQAAAFPGRGANVRRLDHVNYLTKDVPNTSRFLSEVLGARCTERIVTDEGEDAAIWYSLGNKSYDLVYTEDWTGANGRLHHIAFATDTREDILRAADVMLEAGIHIETGPHKHAIQQTFFLYVWEPGGNRIELCNAGARLILAPDWKTISWTAAERAKGQAWGLKTIDTFHTHGTPLV, encoded by the coding sequence ATGAACGTCGAAGCAGCCCTCACCCACGACCCCGAACGCCGCCGGGATCTCGCCCATGTCGGCCCCGTCGAGCTGTACACGCCCGTGCTCGAGGCCAGCCGCGACTTCTTCGTGAACCAGATGGCGCTCACCGAGGTCGGCCGCGACGAGCGCTCCGTGTACCTGCACGCCTGGGACGATTACCAGTCGTGGACGCTGCGCCTCATCGAACGCGAGCAGGCCGGCGTCGGCACGACGTTCCTGCGGGCGGCGAGCGCCGGGGCGTACGAGCGGATGCGCGCCGCGATCGAGGCGAGCGGGCAGCGCGTCGACCTCGACGACGGCGTGCGCGGGCTGGGGGAGGTGACCCGCTTCGCCGACCCGGACGGGCACCCGATGGCCGTGTACTGGGACGTCGACTGGTACGAAGCGGGCGATGGCGACCGGCCGTCGCTGAAGAACCAGGCCGCAGCCTTCCCGGGCCGCGGGGCGAACGTGCGCCGCCTCGACCACGTCAACTACCTCACGAAGGACGTGCCGAACACGAGCCGCTTCCTCTCCGAGGTGCTCGGCGCCCGGTGCACCGAACGCATCGTCACCGATGAGGGCGAGGATGCGGCGATCTGGTACAGCCTCGGCAACAAGAGCTACGACCTCGTCTACACCGAGGATTGGACGGGCGCGAACGGGCGCCTCCACCACATCGCCTTCGCGACCGATACGCGCGAGGACATCCTGCGCGCCGCCGACGTCATGCTCGAAGCGGGCATCCACATCGAGACGGGGCCGCACAAGCACGCCATCCAGCAGACCTTCTTCCTGTACGTGTGGGAGCCGGGCGGCAACCGCATCGAGCTGTGCAACGCGGGCGCGCGCCTCATCCTCGCCCCCGACTGGAAGACGATCTCGTGGACGGCCGCCGAACGCGCGAAGGGTCAGGCGTGGGGGTTGAAGACGATCGACACCTTCCACACGCACGGCACGCCCCTCGTGTGA
- a CDS encoding GMC oxidoreductase: MTRYDVVVVGAGASGAPLAARLSEDPDRSVLLLEAGADAAARRDYPRELLDASVMSAAMPGHPANWGFTAELAPGLPYTVARGRVLGGSTALNGGYFIRARDTDLARWAAAGNPAWAPERVLPVFRALERDLDYGETGIHGGSGPMPVRRELARPARLTTLFDAAARELGFADDPDKNDPSTLEGIGPLPVNIVDGVRINTGLGYVDAVRATRPNLTVQGGTLVHRVRIAGGRAIGVVAETDGRLEEIDAGEVVLAGGAIKSAHLLMLSGVGPAGQLGGVGVPVVMDAPVGAAFSDHPDITLNFRPAGRLDAARPAQLFESVLHLTASGSPTPGDLEIMPMLRPLGRAMAAGGGIAGALSRPLETLKGLRGVSKKRLAQQAIHADDLSLIVAVQQAVGRGVLELVSSDPHAMPAIAYRYLEEERDRTRMREALRTGARLLAADAFAEHVARLTELDEATLGDDAALDAWARGHLGTAIHMCGTAPMGPSGDPAAVVDQFGRVHGVTGLRVADTSILPDTPSRGPAATAVMIGEFIAAAMRRGD; encoded by the coding sequence ATGACCCGCTACGACGTCGTCGTCGTGGGAGCGGGCGCCTCGGGGGCGCCGCTCGCGGCGCGCCTGTCGGAGGACCCGGATCGCAGCGTGCTGCTGCTGGAGGCGGGTGCGGATGCCGCCGCGCGCCGCGACTACCCGCGGGAGCTGCTCGACGCCTCGGTCATGAGCGCGGCGATGCCCGGCCACCCGGCGAACTGGGGCTTCACCGCCGAGCTCGCGCCGGGGCTGCCGTACACGGTCGCGCGCGGCCGGGTGCTCGGCGGGTCCACGGCGCTGAACGGCGGCTACTTCATCCGCGCCCGCGACACCGACCTCGCCCGCTGGGCGGCCGCCGGCAACCCCGCGTGGGCGCCCGAACGCGTGCTGCCGGTCTTCCGCGCCCTGGAGCGCGACCTGGATTACGGCGAGACGGGCATCCACGGCGGCAGCGGGCCGATGCCCGTGCGGCGCGAGCTGGCCCGCCCGGCCCGCCTCACGACCCTCTTCGACGCCGCCGCCCGCGAGCTCGGCTTCGCCGACGACCCCGACAAGAACGACCCGTCGACCCTGGAGGGCATCGGCCCGCTGCCGGTGAACATCGTCGACGGCGTGCGTATCAACACGGGTCTCGGCTATGTGGATGCCGTGCGGGCGACCCGCCCGAACCTCACCGTGCAGGGCGGCACGCTCGTGCACCGGGTGCGGATCGCCGGCGGCCGCGCGATCGGCGTCGTCGCCGAGACCGACGGGCGCCTCGAGGAGATCGACGCGGGCGAGGTGGTGCTCGCAGGCGGCGCGATCAAGTCGGCGCACCTGCTGATGCTCTCGGGGGTGGGGCCGGCCGGGCAGCTGGGCGGGGTCGGCGTGCCCGTCGTCATGGACGCGCCCGTGGGGGCCGCCTTCAGCGACCATCCCGACATCACCCTGAACTTCCGGCCGGCCGGGCGCCTCGACGCGGCCCGGCCGGCGCAGCTCTTCGAGAGCGTGCTGCACCTGACCGCTTCGGGCTCGCCGACGCCCGGCGACCTCGAGATCATGCCGATGCTCAGGCCCCTCGGCCGGGCGATGGCCGCAGGCGGCGGCATCGCCGGGGCGCTCTCCCGCCCGTTGGAGACCCTGAAGGGCTTGCGGGGCGTGTCGAAGAAGCGGCTCGCGCAGCAGGCCATCCACGCCGACGATCTCAGCCTCATCGTCGCCGTGCAGCAAGCGGTCGGGCGCGGGGTCCTGGAGCTCGTCTCCTCCGACCCGCACGCGATGCCGGCGATCGCCTACCGCTATCTCGAAGAGGAACGCGACCGCACCCGCATGCGCGAGGCCCTGCGCACGGGCGCGCGGCTCCTGGCCGCCGACGCATTCGCGGAGCACGTCGCCCGCCTCACCGAACTCGACGAGGCGACCCTCGGCGACGACGCGGCGCTGGATGCCTGGGCGCGCGGGCACCTGGGCACCGCGATCCACATGTGCGGCACCGCGCCCATGGGGCCGTCCGGCGACCCTGCGGCCGTCGTCGACCAGTTCGGGCGGGTGCACGGGGTGACCGGCCTCCGCGTGGCCGACACCTCGATCCTGCCCGATACGCCGAGCCGCGGCCCGGCCGCCACGGCCGTCATGATCGGCGAGTTCATCGCCGCCGCGATGCGGCGCGGGGACTGA
- a CDS encoding siderophore-interacting protein, protein MASSNITITHAETGVVTAEVVEARRISPNFVRLTLAGEQLADWRHVGFDQWFRLAVPTNDGTRFDNLSGTYDMAGYLRYLTLPRATRPVIRNYTVREFRAEAGELDIDFVVHGSDGVAGPWAAGLPLGAHVALIDQGAGFSPVDAARTLLVGDESAMPAVLGILRDLPRDTAGDALIELADEGDRQPDEAPDGVEVHWIVREPGQAPGVAALEHLRELAVDESVTAFAAGESKLATGARRHLVGERGVPKQAVTFCGYWRAH, encoded by the coding sequence ATGGCGTCGAGCAACATCACCATCACCCACGCCGAGACCGGCGTCGTCACGGCCGAGGTCGTCGAGGCCCGGCGGATCTCGCCGAATTTCGTGCGCCTCACCCTCGCCGGCGAGCAGCTCGCCGACTGGCGCCACGTCGGCTTCGACCAGTGGTTCCGGCTCGCGGTGCCGACGAACGACGGCACCCGCTTCGACAACCTCTCCGGCACCTACGACATGGCCGGCTACCTCCGCTATCTCACGCTGCCGCGTGCGACACGCCCCGTCATCCGCAACTACACCGTCCGCGAGTTCCGCGCCGAGGCCGGCGAGCTCGACATCGACTTCGTGGTGCACGGGTCCGATGGCGTCGCCGGGCCGTGGGCGGCGGGCCTGCCGCTCGGTGCGCACGTCGCGCTCATCGACCAGGGCGCGGGTTTCTCCCCGGTGGATGCCGCACGCACCCTCCTCGTCGGCGACGAGTCGGCGATGCCGGCCGTGCTCGGCATCCTCCGCGACCTGCCCCGCGACACCGCCGGCGACGCCCTCATCGAGCTCGCCGACGAGGGCGACCGGCAGCCCGACGAAGCCCCCGACGGCGTCGAGGTGCACTGGATCGTCCGCGAGCCCGGGCAGGCGCCAGGCGTCGCAGCCCTCGAGCATCTGCGCGAGCTGGCCGTCGACGAGTCCGTCACCGCCTTCGCCGCCGGGGAGTCGAAGCTCGCCACCGGCGCCCGCCGCCACCTCGTCGGCGAGCGCGGTGTGCCGAAGCAGGCCGTCACCTTCTGCGGGTACTGGCGGGCCCACTGA